One genomic segment of Tripterygium wilfordii isolate XIE 37 chromosome 9, ASM1340144v1, whole genome shotgun sequence includes these proteins:
- the LOC120005780 gene encoding uncharacterized protein LOC120005780 isoform X2 produces MNRCILLTNRLSTHKLATGCNGITKRRTRFLLPCQRSSRFVRRSRSALVRKTRRITNKKLAAKIRAGIKRLRGEMAEISDEQKSIREGQRQVREKFEKIKAEREQLWKETELIAKQNAAIQVRLGLMSGIVKARAQKDFDLAAQLTRSLRDLVAPQNEEIH; encoded by the exons ATGAATCGTTGTATCTTGTTGACAAATCGTCTGTCGACCCATAAATTAGCCACCGGCTGCAATGGAATCACGAAACGGAGGACTCGGTTTCTTCTTCCATGCCAGAGGAGTTCGAGATTCGTGCGAAGAAGCCGCTCTGCACTCGTAAGGAAAACCAGGAGAATCACG aataagAAATTGGCGGCAAAGATAAGGGCAGGGATCAAGCGACTGAGGGGAGAGATGGCAGAAATTAGTGACGAGCAGAAGTCCATTAGAGAGGGGCAGAGACAAGTGAGGGAGAAATTTGAGAAGATCAAAGCAGAACGGGAACAACTGTGGAAAGAAACTGAGCTCATAGCAAAGCAGAATGCAGCCATACAAGTGCGTTTAGGTCTTATGTCTGGCATCGTGAAGGCAAGAGCTCAAAAAGATTTTGATTTGGCTGCTCAACTCACTCGGTCTCTCCG
- the LOC120005780 gene encoding uncharacterized protein LOC120005780 isoform X1 — translation MNRCILLTNRLSTHKLATGCNGITKRRTRFLLPCQRSSRFVRRSRSALVRKTRRITNKKLAAKIRAGIKRLRGEMAEISDEQKSIREGQRQVREKFEKIKAEREQLWKETELIAKQNAAIQVRLGLMSGIVKARAQKDFDLAAQLTRSLRDSMAKQNEEMR, via the exons ATGAATCGTTGTATCTTGTTGACAAATCGTCTGTCGACCCATAAATTAGCCACCGGCTGCAATGGAATCACGAAACGGAGGACTCGGTTTCTTCTTCCATGCCAGAGGAGTTCGAGATTCGTGCGAAGAAGCCGCTCTGCACTCGTAAGGAAAACCAGGAGAATCACG aataagAAATTGGCGGCAAAGATAAGGGCAGGGATCAAGCGACTGAGGGGAGAGATGGCAGAAATTAGTGACGAGCAGAAGTCCATTAGAGAGGGGCAGAGACAAGTGAGGGAGAAATTTGAGAAGATCAAAGCAGAACGGGAACAACTGTGGAAAGAAACTGAGCTCATAGCAAAGCAGAATGCAGCCATACAAGTGCGTTTAGGTCTTATGTCTGGCATCGTGAAGGCAAGAGCTCAAAAAGATTTTGATTTGGCTGCTCAACTCACTCGGTCTCTCCG